A region of Dethiosulfovibrio russensis DNA encodes the following proteins:
- a CDS encoding bifunctional 3,4-dihydroxy-2-butanone-4-phosphate synthase/GTP cyclohydrolase II, with the protein MVTAVSSNKDIFASIEEAIEDISKGRMVVVVDDEDRENEGDLVMAAECATAESVNFMIRYARGLVCVPITEEQASQVGLEPMVRDGSDRHGTAFTVSVDLREGTTTGISAEERAMTARALANPETVPSDLMRPGHIFPLVGRNGGVLKRSGHTEAAVDLARLAGMSPAGMICEIIKDDGSMARLTDLGEFCREHGLKLISIRDLIRYRTERTVLVEKVAEIVLPTEYGDFKAHAYRSLLEDVPDKLHIALVKGDLAGEDPVLVRVHSECMTGDVFGSLRCDCGPQLHAALRAVEKEGRGVVLYMRQEGRGIGLLEKLKAYRLQEEGMDTVDANVALGHKPDLRDYGLGAQILKDLGLSSIRLMTNNPLKVVGLEGYGLTIEERVPVIIEPNEHNRRYLATKEARMGHVLHLKDILN; encoded by the coding sequence ATGGTGACGGCTGTGAGTTCGAATAAAGACATTTTCGCTTCCATCGAGGAAGCCATAGAGGATATATCTAAAGGTAGGATGGTCGTCGTCGTGGACGACGAGGACAGGGAAAACGAGGGCGATCTAGTGATGGCAGCCGAATGTGCCACCGCCGAGTCGGTAAACTTCATGATCCGCTACGCCAGAGGTCTGGTCTGCGTACCAATAACGGAAGAGCAGGCCTCCCAGGTCGGTCTGGAGCCGATGGTGAGGGATGGAAGCGACCGTCACGGTACGGCTTTCACCGTCAGCGTGGATCTTCGAGAAGGAACGACCACCGGCATATCGGCGGAGGAAAGGGCCATGACGGCCAGGGCCTTGGCCAATCCCGAGACAGTGCCTTCCGATCTGATGAGACCGGGGCATATATTCCCTCTCGTAGGAAGAAACGGGGGGGTACTTAAAAGGTCGGGACACACCGAAGCGGCGGTGGACCTGGCGAGGTTGGCCGGAATGAGTCCCGCCGGGATGATATGCGAGATCATAAAAGACGACGGATCCATGGCAAGGCTGACCGACCTCGGTGAATTTTGCCGCGAACACGGTCTCAAGCTGATCTCGATAAGGGATCTCATAAGATACAGGACAGAGAGGACCGTTTTGGTGGAGAAGGTAGCAGAGATAGTCCTTCCCACCGAGTACGGCGATTTCAAGGCCCATGCCTACAGGAGTCTTTTAGAGGACGTGCCGGACAAGCTTCACATAGCCTTGGTGAAGGGCGATCTCGCTGGAGAAGATCCCGTTCTGGTAAGGGTCCACTCCGAGTGCATGACGGGAGACGTCTTCGGATCCCTACGATGCGACTGCGGTCCTCAGCTTCACGCCGCCCTTCGTGCGGTGGAAAAGGAAGGCAGAGGGGTTGTGCTGTATATGCGTCAGGAAGGCAGGGGGATCGGCTTATTGGAAAAGCTGAAGGCCTACCGTCTCCAGGAGGAGGGGATGGATACGGTGGACGCCAACGTCGCCCTTGGTCATAAACCGGATCTCCGGGATTACGGACTGGGCGCCCAGATACTTAAGGACCTCGGGCTTTCCAGTATCAGGCTTATGACCAACAATCCCCTCAAGGTCGTGGGGTTGGAGGGATACGGTCTGACCATAGAGGAACGGGTTCCGGTGATAATAGAGCCGAACGAACATAACCGCAGATATCTGGCTACCAAGGAAGCCCGCATGGGGCACGTCCTTCACCTTAAGGATATTTTGAACTGA
- the ribH gene encoding 6,7-dimethyl-8-ribityllumazine synthase, with protein MKIYQGKLVAEGGRYAVIVSRFNELISSKLLEGTKDALFRHGVKVNDVEVFWVPGAWEIPLVAKELALLGKFDAVIALGAVIRGDTPHFEYVSSEVSKGLANIGLDQRTPISFGVLTCDNLEQALLRAGSKAGNKGAEAAIAALEMVNLLKEIRITREG; from the coding sequence ATGAAGATATATCAGGGAAAACTCGTGGCCGAAGGCGGACGTTACGCCGTCATCGTATCGCGATTCAACGAACTAATATCGTCCAAGTTACTGGAAGGGACTAAGGATGCCCTTTTTCGCCACGGGGTCAAGGTCAACGACGTGGAGGTGTTCTGGGTTCCCGGAGCCTGGGAGATCCCTCTTGTCGCCAAGGAACTGGCTCTGTTGGGCAAGTTCGATGCCGTCATAGCTTTGGGGGCGGTCATAAGGGGTGACACCCCCCATTTCGAATACGTGTCCTCGGAGGTCTCCAAGGGGCTGGCCAATATAGGGTTGGATCAGAGGACTCCGATCAGTTTCGGCGTCCTGACCTGCGACAATCTGGAGCAGGCGCTTCTAAGGGCCGGAAGCAAGGCCGGCAACAAAGGGGCTGAGGCGGCGATCGCGGCTTTGGAGATGGTGAATCTACTCAAGGAGATAAGGATAACCCGGGAGGGATAA